The following are encoded in a window of Thermoanaerobacter ethanolicus JW 200 genomic DNA:
- a CDS encoding PTS mannose/fructose/sorbose/N-acetylgalactosamine transporter subunit IIC: MDQQITLSAGQAALIALWVAIVEARALGYSTLMLRFTPMMTGLIVGIVLHNIPTAMTVTAAIQLIYMGLIAPGGTMPSEPAVATAIAVPVAILAKLSPEAAIAVAVPIGLLGSYLYTFRFFINTFVVRLANKFADQLNERGITFSIVVLPIIVSLVIFFPTIFIALYKGTPLIAALVKTVSAGKVFHMLSVIGGGLPALGIALTLTVIGKRKFVVFFLLAYFMTVILKPLNVNTVTYAVLGGIIAYLYVMLASPQQVEE, encoded by the coding sequence ATGGATCAACAAATTACTCTTAGTGCTGGACAGGCAGCTTTAATAGCTCTATGGGTAGCAATAGTAGAAGCACGTGCTCTTGGATACTCTACGTTAATGCTTCGCTTTACTCCTATGATGACAGGTTTGATAGTTGGCATAGTTCTGCATAATATTCCTACTGCTATGACTGTTACTGCTGCTATTCAACTAATTTACATGGGTTTAATTGCTCCAGGTGGTACAATGCCAAGCGAACCGGCTGTGGCAACTGCTATAGCAGTACCGGTCGCGATTTTGGCAAAGCTAAGTCCAGAAGCAGCAATTGCTGTAGCTGTTCCTATAGGGCTTTTAGGTAGTTATCTTTATACTTTTAGGTTTTTTATTAATACCTTTGTCGTTCGTTTAGCTAATAAATTTGCAGATCAGCTAAATGAGAGAGGTATAACTTTCTCTATTGTCGTTCTCCCCATCATTGTGAGTTTAGTTATCTTTTTTCCAACAATTTTCATTGCACTTTATAAAGGGACACCTTTAATAGCTGCATTAGTGAAAACAGTTTCTGCTGGCAAAGTTTTTCATATGTTGTCGGTTATAGGAGGAGGGTTGCCTGCGTTAGGAATTGCTTTGACATTAACTGTTATAGGGAAAAGAAAATTCGTTGTATTTTTCCTTCTGGCTTATTTTATGACAGTAATTTTGAAACCTCTTAATGTAAATACTGTAACATATGCAGTCTTAGGGGGAATAATAGCTTATTTGTATGTTATGTTAGCTAGCCCGCAACAAGTCGAAGAATAA
- a CDS encoding transposase: protein MYQLQLLLNIPELFTSQSKIDFYSSMFENLDLSSIPEFPSSSPGRKGYSHHALFRAFIVMKAERFGTISDLLDYLRNNLIIAHLCGFDISKPLPSYWTFRRFINDFSHDYLTSIFQNQVNILKNMGIISGEFISMDSTPIKANTKLNNPKSFSKNKFSKDNQPKSDKDCKLGVYSASNDSSNKRYKFYWGYKNHIIVDAISGLPIAETTTPADAPDFEAALSLLEKTNKWFNLKYVNFIADKGYDVKKLYNYVRNILHGHCFIPLNKRNSKNPPLTDDGYMVCEAGIKMLKDGKQYFDGFIKQKFVCKFCNSKDDSACPINHPKYFNGKKHRGCTKYAIISSDYRSSINRDSLYFKAVYKLRIESERYNSRFKALDFEKAYVRNINSVSNLNTFGHITLLTVAIVAIKLGKYDEFRSLVALMQSA, encoded by the coding sequence ATGTACCAGCTTCAATTGCTTTTAAATATACCTGAACTCTTTACCTCTCAGTCTAAAATTGATTTCTATTCTTCTATGTTTGAAAATCTTGACCTGTCTTCAATACCTGAATTCCCTTCCTCTAGTCCTGGCCGTAAGGGTTATTCTCACCATGCACTTTTTAGAGCTTTTATTGTCATGAAAGCTGAAAGATTCGGCACAATTTCTGACCTTTTAGATTATCTCCGCAATAATCTTATCATTGCTCATCTTTGTGGCTTCGACATTTCTAAACCTCTTCCTTCTTATTGGACTTTTCGCCGTTTTATTAATGACTTCTCTCATGATTATTTGACCTCTATTTTTCAAAATCAGGTCAATATCCTCAAAAATATGGGTATTATCTCCGGTGAGTTTATTTCCATGGATTCTACCCCTATTAAAGCTAACACTAAGTTAAATAACCCTAAGTCTTTTTCTAAAAATAAATTCTCTAAAGATAATCAGCCTAAGTCAGATAAGGATTGTAAATTAGGCGTTTATTCTGCTTCTAACGATTCTTCTAATAAACGCTATAAGTTTTATTGGGGCTATAAAAATCACATTATTGTTGATGCTATCTCTGGTTTACCCATCGCTGAAACTACTACCCCCGCTGATGCCCCTGATTTTGAAGCCGCTTTATCTTTGCTTGAGAAGACTAATAAGTGGTTTAACCTTAAGTATGTTAATTTTATTGCTGATAAAGGCTATGATGTTAAGAAACTTTATAATTATGTTAGAAATATTCTCCACGGTCATTGCTTTATTCCTCTTAACAAGCGTAATTCTAAAAATCCCCCTCTGACTGATGATGGTTATATGGTCTGTGAAGCGGGTATTAAAATGCTTAAAGATGGCAAGCAATATTTTGATGGTTTTATTAAGCAAAAATTTGTTTGCAAGTTCTGTAATTCTAAGGATGATTCTGCCTGCCCTATAAATCATCCTAAATATTTTAATGGCAAAAAGCATAGAGGCTGTACTAAGTATGCTATTATATCTTCTGATTATAGGTCCTCTATTAATAGAGACTCCCTATATTTTAAGGCCGTCTACAAATTGAGAATTGAATCAGAAAGATATAATTCCCGCTTTAAAGCTCTGGATTTTGAAAAGGCTTATGTTAGAAATATTAATTCTGTGAGCAACCTTAATACTTTTGGCCATATTACTTTGCTTACTGTCGCTATTGTAGCTATTAAATTGGGCAAATATGATGAGTTTAGATCTCTTGTTGCTTTGATGCAATCGGCCTAA
- a CDS encoding phosphoglycerate dehydrogenase — translation MRKKILITPRSFGKTSNVPFEMLKKYDYEIIRNESGKPYEESELINIIKDIDGIIVGLDKITSNVLKNAKKLKVITKYGVGMDNIDIEEAEKLGIKITFTPGANKESVADLAFSLMLCLSRNVIKLDNIVRSNKWEKIVGYEVYGKTLGIVGTGSIGKGVAKRATGFDMKILAYDKYPDYDFADKIGMKYVDKKTLLEESDFITLHIPLSDETYHFIDEEEFNIMKNTTYIINTSRGGIINENALYNALKNKKIAGAALDAFEEEPPLNSKLFELDNVILSPHCGASTKEATDRMGIMAVEGLISVLEGMEPKYLYKK, via the coding sequence ATGAGAAAAAAGATATTAATAACACCAAGATCTTTTGGCAAGACAAGTAATGTTCCATTTGAAATGCTAAAAAAATACGATTATGAAATTATAAGAAATGAATCAGGGAAACCATATGAAGAATCTGAATTGATTAATATTATAAAAGATATAGATGGTATTATTGTAGGTTTAGACAAAATTACAAGTAATGTATTAAAAAACGCAAAAAAGCTAAAAGTTATAACAAAGTATGGAGTTGGGATGGATAATATAGATATTGAAGAAGCTGAGAAGTTAGGAATAAAAATCACTTTTACTCCTGGTGCGAACAAAGAATCTGTAGCAGATTTAGCCTTTTCTCTGATGCTGTGCTTAAGCAGAAATGTTATTAAGTTGGATAATATAGTGAGGAGCAATAAATGGGAAAAGATAGTTGGTTATGAGGTGTATGGTAAAACTTTAGGAATCGTTGGTACAGGGAGTATTGGAAAGGGTGTTGCCAAAAGAGCTACAGGTTTTGACATGAAAATATTAGCTTATGATAAATACCCTGATTATGATTTTGCAGATAAAATAGGCATGAAATATGTTGATAAAAAAACGTTATTGGAAGAATCAGATTTTATAACATTGCATATACCGTTAAGTGATGAAACATATCACTTTATAGATGAAGAAGAATTTAATATTATGAAAAATACGACATATATAATTAATACTTCTCGGGGTGGAATTATAAACGAGAATGCATTATATAACGCTTTAAAAAACAAAAAAATAGCAGGGGCAGCATTAGATGCTTTTGAAGAAGAGCCACCACTAAATAGCAAATTGTTTGAATTAGATAATGTAATTTTATCACCTCATTGTGGAGCGTCTACTAAAGAAGCTACAGACAGGATGGGAATTATGGCGGTAGAAGGGCTTATCAGTGTGTTAGAAGGTATGGAACCTAAATATCTTTATAAGAAATAA
- a CDS encoding PTS system mannose/fructose/N-acetylgalactosamine-transporter subunit IIB, translated as MKEADVMVDIVLARIDDRLIHGQIMASWVLHTQAQKIIIVDDEVSNDVFLSKVIKMAAPPGIKVEIYSIKGAIHVLKEKFVDKEKVILLVKSPSTMYSLIEGGVKLKEINIGGMSAGPGKKILVKNIFVSLEEKEILKNILTKGIPVYLQTLPDDPKLKIDKYL; from the coding sequence GTGAAGGAAGCTGATGTTATGGTAGATATTGTTTTGGCAAGAATTGATGATAGATTAATCCATGGGCAAATCATGGCTTCTTGGGTACTGCATACCCAAGCTCAAAAAATTATTATTGTTGATGATGAAGTTTCCAATGATGTGTTTCTTAGCAAAGTAATAAAAATGGCAGCTCCTCCAGGTATAAAAGTAGAGATTTATAGCATTAAAGGGGCGATTCATGTCTTAAAAGAGAAGTTTGTTGATAAGGAGAAAGTAATATTATTAGTGAAGAGCCCTTCTACAATGTATTCTCTGATAGAAGGAGGAGTTAAATTAAAAGAAATAAATATAGGTGGTATGAGTGCAGGGCCAGGAAAGAAAATATTAGTTAAAAATATTTTTGTCTCACTTGAAGAAAAAGAAATATTAAAAAATATCTTAACAAAAGGTATACCTGTTTATTTACAGACTTTGCCTGATGACCCTAAGCTTAAGATAGACAAATATCTATGA
- a CDS encoding PTS system mannose/fructose/N-acetylgalactosamine-transporter subunit IIB has protein sequence MGEILFARVDDRLIHGQVMTKWSKGFGCNAVFVIDNNLAKDEYMKSIYLMSAATSNLAVKILGVDEAISLWNNDKFGNYRVILLYKDIATVKESITKGLPIKKLNVGGLAKSPEKKFVIPSVSLKKEEAEMLWELANNFDVEVFFQTLPESKRVNLDAALKLFGINM, from the coding sequence ATGGGAGAAATACTTTTTGCTAGAGTGGATGATAGATTAATTCATGGCCAGGTTATGACTAAATGGTCAAAAGGATTTGGTTGTAATGCTGTTTTTGTAATTGACAATAATCTTGCGAAGGATGAATATATGAAAAGTATTTATTTAATGTCAGCTGCGACATCTAATTTAGCGGTAAAAATACTTGGCGTGGACGAAGCAATCTCGTTATGGAATAATGATAAGTTTGGGAATTACAGAGTTATTTTGCTTTACAAAGATATTGCTACAGTGAAAGAATCTATTACTAAAGGCTTGCCTATAAAAAAGTTGAATGTAGGAGGACTTGCTAAAAGTCCAGAGAAAAAATTTGTGATTCCGAGTGTTAGTTTAAAAAAGGAAGAAGCGGAGATGCTGTGGGAATTGGCAAATAATTTTGATGTCGAGGTATTTTTTCAAACACTTCCAGAAAGCAAAAGAGTTAACTTAGACGCTGCTCTAAAGCTATTTGGAATAAATATGTAA
- a CDS encoding Ldh family oxidoreductase, producing MIERVMLMPKIVDAKKLKELEVEIFKKAGFKESDAKIIAENLIYSDLRGIESHGISNLPIYVKRAKLGLYNLSGDIDILNLDKDIPLLLIDGKNNMGQVAAYKAVEPLVNKAKKSGIAAAFIGNTNHCGSLGYYGNMIANNDCIFIGMTNAPASMAPWGGKVKFVGTNPLCITIPYNGQVINLDMATSTVAKGKIYVALSKGDKIPDNWAFDANGKPTTDPQEALKGTLYPLGGYKGFGLAMLIDIISGLLTGSSWGPEVGSLHNTLDRGQDVGIVFIAINITDLMPIKEYNEKINCYIEKMKSVPRSEDNIEIMFPGEPELRKMEERLKNGIPINDKTYEEVIELAKEYNINFEV from the coding sequence GTGATAGAAAGGGTGATGTTAATGCCAAAGATTGTAGATGCAAAAAAATTAAAAGAACTAGAAGTAGAAATTTTTAAAAAAGCGGGTTTTAAAGAGTCAGATGCCAAAATAATAGCGGAGAACCTTATATATTCAGATTTAAGAGGAATAGAATCTCATGGAATATCTAACTTACCTATTTATGTAAAAAGAGCAAAATTAGGCTTGTATAATTTATCAGGTGATATAGATATCTTGAATTTAGATAAAGATATACCATTATTATTGATAGATGGTAAAAATAACATGGGACAGGTTGCTGCATATAAAGCGGTGGAACCTTTAGTAAATAAAGCAAAGAAAAGTGGGATTGCAGCAGCATTTATAGGGAATACAAACCATTGTGGTTCATTAGGGTATTATGGAAATATGATAGCAAATAATGACTGCATCTTTATAGGTATGACAAATGCTCCTGCATCAATGGCACCATGGGGTGGGAAAGTCAAATTTGTTGGGACAAATCCTTTATGTATTACAATTCCGTATAACGGCCAAGTAATAAATTTAGATATGGCAACTTCTACTGTAGCAAAAGGAAAAATTTATGTTGCATTGTCTAAAGGTGACAAAATACCAGATAATTGGGCTTTTGATGCAAATGGGAAGCCCACAACTGACCCTCAAGAAGCTTTAAAAGGAACACTATATCCGTTAGGGGGATATAAAGGATTTGGACTAGCAATGTTGATTGATATTATATCCGGTTTACTAACAGGTTCGTCATGGGGACCGGAGGTAGGATCACTTCATAACACATTAGATCGTGGTCAGGATGTAGGAATAGTATTTATAGCAATTAATATTACTGATCTAATGCCAATAAAAGAATATAATGAGAAAATTAATTGTTATATTGAAAAAATGAAATCTGTTCCAAGGTCAGAGGATAATATTGAAATTATGTTTCCAGGTGAACCAGAACTAAGAAAGATGGAAGAGCGTTTGAAAAACGGAATTCCGATAAACGACAAAACGTATGAAGAAGTAATAGAGTTGGCAAAAGAGTATAATATAAATTTTGAAGTGTAA
- a CDS encoding PTS sugar transporter subunit IIA yields MIGILVVTHGNLGKELLKSAELIVGKQERTMALGLFPGDNIEELKDNILKTIEILDEGDGVLIFIDFYGGSPANATIISSKDLGENVKVEYITGVNMPMIIEALTMRKIYNLSSLKEHCIERGVCGIKDLRKLYF; encoded by the coding sequence ATGATAGGAATTTTAGTAGTTACACATGGAAATTTGGGCAAGGAACTTTTAAAAAGCGCAGAACTTATTGTGGGAAAGCAAGAACGAACAATGGCTTTAGGACTTTTTCCAGGTGACAATATTGAGGAATTAAAAGACAATATATTAAAAACAATTGAAATACTCGATGAAGGTGATGGGGTTTTAATATTTATAGATTTTTATGGTGGGAGTCCAGCAAATGCTACTATTATTAGTAGTAAAGATCTAGGGGAAAATGTAAAAGTCGAATATATAACGGGTGTTAATATGCCTATGATTATAGAAGCATTGACAATGCGAAAAATTTATAATTTAAGTAGTTTAAAAGAACATTGTATTGAGAGAGGAGTCTGCGGAATAAAAGATTTGCGAAAGTTGTATTTCTAA
- a CDS encoding sigma-54-dependent transcriptional regulator: protein MSILKRKDKIYRKLRELTASLPLSVDNSKLGFEAGYIGELIGIDRANTSRELNNLLKEGKVLKIKGKPVLYLDRMYLQEKWNISFANPVIESQEEFTLMLKEKGVLKSIKKETAKNNITTNKVNLNFEFLENSFDNLIGAQDSLKDQITKAKAAILYPPDGLHTLIVGPTGVGKTTFAEAMYKYAVQIGILHEKSPFVVFNCADYAENPQLLLSQLFGYVKGAFTGADKEKRGLVDEADGGILFLDEVHRLPPEGQEMLFTLMDKGMYRRMGESENTRKAKVRIIAATTEEPQSVLLHTFLRRVPVIIQLPSLEMRTLKERLMFIYQFFWEESRRIKVPIKVSKEVIKALLLYDCPGNIGQLKNDIRLICARAFLEYMMSPNTVVEVKLSILSRHIQEGLFKIRDNKRNERIIAEINNYKDKDIVFDGYNTELMNEFNDKLFIGDYKTEDNFYEIIINNWKKYNEEGLSSGEIRKKIENQIKEYFDKYLFPSESELNIINRDVVLKFVSPNILEAVEFALNSVKDKFKGLIDQRVTYTIALHIATLLERLKMGTVISHPDRENIAKDYQFEYTAAEEIKAKLEEKLYIKIPEDEIAFIAMFLHALRIGRRDESIGVLVIMHGDYAASTMASVANALLGVDHAKALDMPLNEKVEVTLNKAINIVRQIDRGKGVLILVDMGSLTTFSDIISERTGIITKTIEMVSTPIVIEATRKALMPDMTLDELVQEVISLGSAIYSSCNNKVIEYTQIDFENNIPFLKKNLINILDKTLTFLNPNKAYNILENVLKNILSDIGSDVDEEILIKFLFHCSCMVERIIKGDSLPYNNLNFIKNNQSVMFELIKKHFEIVEEVFGILIPDTEIAYIVEMISTYYGTLLTKN from the coding sequence ATGTCAATTTTAAAAAGGAAAGATAAGATTTACAGAAAATTAAGAGAACTTACTGCCTCATTACCACTAAGTGTTGACAATAGCAAATTAGGATTTGAAGCTGGTTACATAGGCGAATTAATTGGAATTGATCGGGCTAATACAAGCAGAGAACTTAATAATTTATTAAAAGAAGGGAAAGTTCTAAAAATTAAAGGTAAACCTGTTTTATACTTAGATAGAATGTACTTACAAGAAAAGTGGAATATAAGCTTTGCTAATCCAGTTATAGAAAGTCAAGAAGAATTTACTTTGATGCTTAAAGAAAAGGGGGTATTAAAAAGTATAAAAAAAGAGACCGCAAAAAATAATATAACCACAAATAAGGTTAATCTCAATTTTGAGTTTTTAGAAAATAGTTTTGACAACCTTATAGGAGCTCAAGATAGTTTAAAAGACCAAATAACAAAAGCTAAAGCTGCAATATTATATCCTCCAGATGGACTCCATACATTAATTGTTGGACCAACAGGTGTTGGTAAAACTACCTTTGCGGAAGCAATGTACAAGTATGCAGTTCAGATAGGGATATTACATGAGAAGTCTCCATTTGTTGTTTTCAATTGTGCGGATTATGCTGAAAACCCTCAATTATTATTGTCTCAGCTGTTTGGATATGTAAAAGGAGCTTTTACTGGTGCAGATAAAGAAAAAAGAGGTCTTGTTGATGAAGCTGATGGAGGAATTTTATTTTTAGATGAAGTACATCGTTTACCTCCAGAAGGTCAAGAAATGCTTTTCACATTAATGGATAAAGGAATGTACAGAAGAATGGGTGAGTCAGAAAATACAAGAAAAGCAAAGGTAAGGATAATTGCAGCTACAACCGAAGAACCGCAATCAGTCTTATTGCATACTTTTTTAAGAAGGGTTCCTGTTATAATTCAACTTCCAAGTTTGGAAATGCGAACATTGAAAGAACGACTGATGTTTATATATCAATTTTTTTGGGAGGAATCTCGTCGTATTAAAGTGCCTATAAAAGTATCCAAAGAAGTTATAAAAGCCTTACTATTATACGATTGTCCAGGGAATATAGGTCAATTAAAGAATGATATTCGGCTTATATGTGCAAGAGCCTTTCTTGAATATATGATGTCTCCAAATACAGTAGTTGAGGTGAAACTTTCAATACTTTCGCGTCATATTCAAGAAGGGTTATTTAAAATAAGAGATAATAAAAGAAACGAAAGAATAATAGCAGAAATTAATAATTATAAAGATAAAGATATAGTATTTGATGGATATAATACGGAACTTATGAATGAATTTAATGATAAACTTTTTATAGGTGATTATAAAACAGAAGATAATTTTTATGAGATAATAATAAATAATTGGAAAAAATATAATGAAGAGGGATTATCTTCTGGGGAAATTAGAAAAAAAATAGAAAACCAAATTAAAGAATATTTTGATAAGTATTTATTTCCCAGTGAGTCAGAACTTAACATTATTAATCGAGATGTAGTATTAAAATTTGTAAGTCCCAATATACTAGAAGCTGTTGAATTTGCTTTAAATAGTGTAAAAGATAAATTTAAAGGGCTTATTGATCAACGAGTAACCTATACTATTGCACTTCATATTGCAACACTTTTAGAAAGATTAAAAATGGGTACAGTAATATCTCATCCGGATAGAGAAAATATAGCAAAAGATTACCAATTTGAATATACTGCTGCAGAAGAAATAAAGGCGAAATTAGAAGAGAAGCTATATATAAAAATACCAGAAGATGAAATAGCGTTTATAGCTATGTTTTTGCATGCGTTAAGAATAGGTAGAAGAGATGAAAGCATTGGTGTATTAGTCATAATGCATGGAGATTATGCGGCAAGCACAATGGCGAGTGTGGCAAATGCCCTTCTTGGGGTAGATCATGCAAAGGCTTTGGACATGCCTCTTAATGAAAAAGTTGAAGTTACCTTAAATAAAGCTATTAACATTGTTAGGCAAATAGATAGAGGGAAAGGCGTACTTATATTGGTAGATATGGGATCACTTACAACTTTTTCTGATATAATTTCAGAAAGAACGGGGATTATAACAAAAACGATAGAAATGGTAAGCACGCCCATTGTTATTGAAGCTACGAGAAAAGCTTTAATGCCTGATATGACTCTTGACGAACTGGTGCAAGAAGTTATAAGTTTGGGTTCTGCCATATATAGTAGTTGTAATAATAAAGTAATAGAATATACGCAAATAGATTTTGAAAATAATATACCTTTTTTAAAGAAAAACTTGATTAATATACTTGATAAAACGTTAACTTTCTTAAATCCCAATAAGGCATATAACATTCTAGAGAATGTATTAAAAAATATATTATCGGATATTGGTTCTGATGTGGACGAAGAAATATTGATAAAGTTCTTATTTCATTGTTCATGTATGGTAGAAAGAATTATAAAAGGTGATAGTTTGCCTTATAATAATTTGAATTTTATTAAAAATAATCAAAGTGTTATGTTTGAACTTATAAAAAAACATTTTGAAATAGTAGAAGAAGTTTTTGGAATTTTAATTCCTGACACAGAAATTGCGTATATAGTAGAAATGATCAGCACATATTATGGCACGCTTTTGACTAAGAACTGA
- a CDS encoding PTS system mannose/fructose/sorbose family transporter subunit IID — protein sequence MGTNEKSKDLSTDQANGFPEKITKKDLHRAWFRWWYVNEIPHNYETMIAPSFLWAMMPILKKLYKKAEDLKEAYKRHLLFFNTQCIWGGGTILGITISLEEERAKAIAEGRKEEAVTPEVINNTKVGLMGPLAGIGDAIDSGTVQYILIALALPWAQAGNPLGALIPWVAFVTITYLYGFYFVRAGYSLGRAAVAEIVSGKRIRSIIDGLSVLGTFMMGVLAASYVNVSTPLKWTISGKEFVLQQILDKILPGMLPLLVVMSVYLYFSRKGLKIIQVLMWLIVIFAVLGFIGIL from the coding sequence ATGGGGACAAACGAAAAGAGTAAAGATTTAAGTACTGACCAGGCTAATGGTTTTCCAGAGAAGATTACTAAGAAAGATTTACACCGGGCTTGGTTTCGATGGTGGTATGTAAATGAGATTCCTCATAATTATGAAACAATGATAGCTCCTTCATTTTTGTGGGCTATGATGCCTATTTTAAAGAAATTATATAAAAAGGCAGAAGACTTAAAAGAAGCATATAAAAGACACCTCCTATTTTTTAATACCCAATGTATCTGGGGAGGAGGTACTATACTTGGAATTACGATTTCTTTAGAAGAAGAGAGAGCTAAAGCAATAGCTGAAGGAAGAAAAGAAGAAGCCGTCACTCCTGAAGTTATTAATAATACAAAAGTTGGTTTGATGGGGCCGCTTGCGGGTATAGGAGATGCGATAGATTCTGGGACTGTTCAATATATTTTAATAGCTCTTGCTCTTCCTTGGGCACAAGCAGGCAATCCTTTGGGTGCTTTGATTCCGTGGGTTGCATTCGTTACAATAACATATCTTTACGGATTTTACTTTGTTAGGGCAGGGTATAGTTTGGGACGAGCTGCAGTAGCGGAGATAGTTAGTGGTAAACGCATAAGAAGCATCATAGATGGATTATCGGTTTTGGGTACCTTTATGATGGGCGTTTTAGCAGCTTCATATGTGAATGTAAGTACTCCACTTAAGTGGACTATTTCAGGGAAAGAATTTGTGCTTCAACAGATACTGGATAAAATATTACCTGGTATGCTACCTTTACTTGTGGTAATGTCAGTTTATTTATATTTCTCTAGAAAAGGATTGAAAATTATACAAGTGCTTATGTGGTTAATAGTTATCTTTGCTGTGTTAGGGTTTATAGGTATACTCTAA
- a CDS encoding PTS sugar transporter subunit IIA: MKEKAILIITHGNFGKELLKSAELIMGDQKDVVALGLNLGDDVESLRMDVEKIVKDNQKANKETIILVDLFGGSPSNSALSVSKQYDVKILTGVNLPMLIEMLSSRDNYDTEDLIEISYKSSVDGIKKLGYKISKKEENN; encoded by the coding sequence ATGAAAGAGAAGGCTATTTTGATTATTACGCACGGAAATTTTGGTAAAGAGTTATTAAAGAGCGCTGAATTGATTATGGGAGACCAAAAAGATGTAGTTGCACTTGGACTTAATTTAGGGGATGATGTTGAATCATTACGGATGGACGTCGAAAAAATTGTTAAAGACAACCAAAAAGCGAATAAAGAAACAATTATTCTTGTAGATCTGTTTGGTGGAAGCCCATCAAATAGTGCTTTATCTGTTTCAAAGCAATATGATGTAAAAATTTTGACAGGGGTTAATTTGCCAATGTTGATAGAAATGTTATCATCTAGGGACAATTATGATACAGAAGATTTGATTGAAATAAGCTATAAATCAAGTGTTGATGGAATTAAAAAATTAGGATACAAAATTAGTAAAAAGGAGGAAAATAACTAG